One genomic region from Rosa rugosa chromosome 1, drRosRugo1.1, whole genome shotgun sequence encodes:
- the LOC133736320 gene encoding THO complex subunit 4B-like, whose protein sequence is MQEMQGQPGPRRIELPLALSQAMNSEGSTKLYISNLDYDVTNRDIELLFSEVGELERHSIHYDKSGRSKGTAEVVYKHYSDALAAIERYNNQHLDGKKVEIKLVGLNVVSPVPLLLPPNTNFMQEHPTPVFQRLGRAGSRGSFHGHGGVGLERGCGQVRNGGPKVTTESQQWKNVTAENQQRKNVITESVKRKKTFYGDTTVTFDDLDADLEKYRLKCRPVN, encoded by the exons ATGCAGGAAATGCAAGGACAGCCTGGACCCAGAAGGATTGAGCTGCCATTGGCTTTGAGCCAAGCGATGAACAGTGAGGGAAGCACCAAGCTTTATATATCTAACTTGGACTATGATGTTACCAATCGAGATATAGAG TTGCTCTTCTCTGAGGTTGGTGAATTGGAAAGGCACTCAATCCATTATGATAAAAGTGGAAGATCTAAG GGAACAGCTGAAGTTGTCTATAAGCACTATTCAGATGCTCTAGCAGCAATCGAGAGATACAACAATCAGCATCTTGATGGAAAGAAAGTGGAAATTAAGCTTGTGGGACTCAATGTTGTTTCTCCTGTTCCTCTGCTTCTGCCTCCAAATACAAATTTCATGCAAGAACATCCAACTCCCGTCTTCCAGAG GCTAGGAAGAGCTGGTTCAAGGGGATCGTTTCATGGTCATGGTGGTGTTGGACTTGAAAGAGGCTGTGGACAGGTGAGAAATGGTGGTCCGAAGGTTACTACAGAATCTCAGCAATGGAAGAATGTGACTGCAGAAAATCAGCAAAGGAAGAATGTGATTACAGAATCTGTTAAAAGGAAGAAAACATTTTATGGAGATACAACTGTGACTTTTGATGATCTGGATGCTGATTTGGAAAAATACCGCCTAAAATGTAGGCCGGTAAACTGA
- the LOC133726946 gene encoding uncharacterized protein LOC133726946: YRRISKSLRLFRLDLGKGDYQIDYVPAPRITEADKQNDRKSLQRALDRRLYLLIYGNTHGSPNGKPVWHFPEKVYESEETLRKCAESALLSVLGDLSHTYFVGNAPMGHIAMESSANVTDSPSFKQFFFKSQVIATNKLKIGKCEDFVWVTKDELMEYFPEKAEFLSKMIIS; this comes from the exons taCAGGCGTATATCAAAATCGCTCAGGCTATTTCGTCTCGACCT GGGAAAAGGAGACTACCAAATTGATTATGTACCAGCTCCACGGATCACTGAAGCTGACAAACAAAATGATAGAAA GTCATTGCAGAGAGCACTTGACAGAAGACTTTATCTTCTTATCTATGGTAACACACATGGATCTCCTAATGGAAAGCCAGTCTGGCATTTTCCAGAAAAAGTGTACGAGTCTGAGGAGACATTGCGGAAG TGTGCAGAATCTGCATTACTGTCTGTCCTAGGTGATCTGTCCCACACATATTTTGTTGGAAATGCTCCTATGGGACATATTGCAATGGAGTCATCAGCGAATGTGACCGACTCTCCATCTTTCAAG CAATTCTTTTTCAAGTCTCAAGTGATTGCAACAAACAAGTTAAAAATTGGGAAGTGTGAGGATTTTGTTTGGGTGACCAAGGATGAATTGATGGAATATTTTCCTGAGAAAGCTGAGTTCCTCAGCAAGATGATCATTAGCTGA